TTTGCTAGAATCATCcccaaacacacacaaaacgaGGCAACCTTCCCACACTCCCAACTTCAAACAGTCTGAAAATTGCTTCTGTAGTGGTCCAAAGTAGCTAGGTGGGGGCAGTGCCTGAAATTGTTCTGTTTCAAAGTTGAAAGAATTTATAAGCTCAGGAACATCCCTAAAACAGGAAATCCAATGAAGAGCTCCATGAAGATAAGCATTGAAGGGTAACTGAGGACCAAGGCTCCCAGAAGCCTTTCCAATGCTTCTCCAAAATCCTGTACCAATGGTGTATATCTCTGCCTCATAGTTGTAACTTGTGACCGGTTCACTCGACTGAAGAAAAGATTGCAACACCTTATACTCACCGGTTCCGACGCTAAAACCAAGTCCAACACAATTGAAAGATGGCCTACCCTTACCAGAGCGTTCAATGGTGATGAACTCACCCAAAACTGGATTGCACACATACAAAAGGCCACCTCTTTCGGGTCCagacaaacaaattaaaccatTGCACGAGTTCATTAGATTAAATTCAGAAATGGGTAGGCTAGTTTTTGGGGTAAACCTCATTTTCTCGAGCCGCCAGCGAGAATCAGCAGATTCCTCTATCTGGGCAAAGTCAAGTCTCCTAGTTATGCTTTTAGGGGGAAAGGTCTTGATCAATATGCCAATGGGTGATCTTGAAATGCAGAGATGGGCAAATTGAGGGTCAGAGATTAGAGAAAGCCAGGCTTTGCAAACGCACCTGCAGTTGAAGAGGGTGTTGATGGTGAGCCTTGAGAGAATGTCCAAGACCAAAGCCCGCTGAAGTTGTAGAATTTTGCAAGGACCATTGGGTTGCCATTGTTCTTGCTGTTTGCTGCTGATGGGTGGTGTTTGCGCTACTCTCTTCTTTGAGGTCATAGggtttttccctttcttttctctcgGCATCATAGATGGGTTTTTGATTTGCGGAGGAAATGGGAGGGAAACGACCGGGAAAGTCGTGTTTTTTAGGGAATTCCAGAATCAAAGCCGAAGGGCAGAGGAGAGCTTGTGTTTTTGGGCTGGTATCTTTCTTCCTTTGGTGGGCTCAGTCACCTCTTGGACTGACGATGTAGTCTTGTGCACTTCATAGACTTTCTGAGCCAGCCACGTATTATTGCTCtgctgaatgtttttttttttgcttttttcaaTGTTAAAAGAGAGCTCAATTTGCAGTAATCATCCTTGAAATTTACTCAAATTTTCACTTTAGtccttgtaatttttttttgcagtttCGTGATAGAGACTTGGTTTGACTCTTTCATATTCATATAGCTTGGCTAAATTCCAACCTCCCAATAATCAACAATGGGTTAATGATCTCTAATTAAAGGATGAGAGCAGATTGGTTTAGTTTTTTTGTGttactttttctatttttattttttatacatttgattttaaaattttaactttattaattttaattgtttataaCATAATACAaagtttttattgttttttggttCGCATGGCGCAAATTCAGTGGTCAATATGGAGTTATGAATGCCACGTTATCATTTAACGGAAAACTTAAACGACCAAACTAATGGAAGTACGAAAATGGTAGTAAAATCAAGATGAAAAAAATTCTTGTAGCAAAGTCTGAATTTTGGGAAACTTCCGGATAATGTGAAATTTAcccttaaaataaatttggaatGGCCCTGACGACTGACTATTCATGAAACAGAGCAGGccatgaaacaagaaactaaACACAGAGAGGTTTTATTGCCACTTTAGTAAAATTATAACACATCATTCATCGCTC
The window above is part of the Prunus dulcis chromosome 1, ALMONDv2, whole genome shotgun sequence genome. Proteins encoded here:
- the LOC117614494 gene encoding F-box protein At3g07870-like — protein: MMPREKKGKNPMTSKKRVAQTPPISSKQQEQWQPNGPCKILQLQRALVLDILSRLTINTLFNCRCVCKAWLSLISDPQFAHLCISRSPIGILIKTFPPKSITRRLDFAQIEESADSRWRLEKMRFTPKTSLPISEFNLMNSCNGLICLSGPERGGLLYVCNPVLGEFITIERSGKGRPSFNCVGLGFSVGTGEYKVLQSFLQSSEPVTSYNYEAEIYTIGTGFWRSIGKASGSLGPQLPFNAYLHGALHWISCFRDVPELINSFNFETEQFQALPPPSYFGPLQKQFSDCLKLGVWEGCLVLCVFGDDSSKFVMWVMKDYGVQESWAKTFVIENLYPRELSCDLYEPMLFLSNGEIVMSYNDWVVVCYNQKRMSFRETRITRTRSEFHAIGYSPCFVSLYDISKAEEVKRVQGSKNCDKLSAEGSFDYAGSGMPHHKSTKLNSGYAWPAFEGGLLNSMNSSATTISFQPDFTAMGFPCARCGEHLGYVFRGKGFPLCQRCSNAGSS